In Polypterus senegalus isolate Bchr_013 chromosome 12, ASM1683550v1, whole genome shotgun sequence, the following are encoded in one genomic region:
- the prdx2 gene encoding peroxiredoxin-2 → MSAGNAKIGKPAPDFEATAVVDSQFKNIKLSDYRGKYVVLFFYPLDFTFVCPTEIVAFSDHVQDFHKINCEVIGVSIDSQFSHLAWINVGRKEGGLGPMSIPLVADLTKKICLDYGVLKEDEGIAYRGLFVIDEKGILRQITINDLPVGRSVDETLRLVQAFQHTDKHGEVCPAGWKPGSDTIIPDVQKSKEYFSKQS, encoded by the exons ATGTCTGCTGGAAATGCCAAAATTGGGAAGCCAGCCCCTGACTTTGAGGCTACAGCAGTAGTAGACAGCCAGTTCAAGAACATCAAACTTTCTGACTACAGAG GAAAATATGTGGTTTTGTTCTTCTATCCACTGGACTTCACTTTTGTCTGTCCCACTGAGATTGTGGCTTTCAGTGATCATGTGCAGGACTTCCACAAAATCAACTGTGAGGTCATTGGTGTGTCAATAGACTCTCAGTTCAGTCACCTTGCTTG GATTAATGTTGGCCGTAAAGAAGGTGGTTTAGGACCTATGAGCATTCCTTTGGTTGCAGACCtgacaaaaaaaatctgtctgGATTATGGGGTACTGAAAGAAGATGAAGGCATTGCTTACAG GGGCCTTTTTGTGATAGATGAAAAGGGCATTCTTCGACAAATCACAATTAATGACTTGCCAGTGGGACGTTCTGTGGATGAGACACTTCGGCTAGTGCAAGCTTTCCAACATACAGATAAGCACGGCGAAG tgtgccCTGCTGGTTGGAAACCTGGAAGTGACACTATTATTCCTGATGTTCAGAAGAGCAAGGAATATTTTTCCAAACAGAGCTAA